A stretch of DNA from Micromonospora peucetia:
CCACCGGAAGTACCGGCCGGCCAGGAACAGCGACACCGCCAGCCAGAGCAGCAGCACACCGAAGGAGGGCAGCGTCTCGACGAGGGTCCCGGCGAAACTCAGTGCCTCGCCCTCGTCGGTGCGGGCGAGCCAGCCGACGCGCATGACCTCGGTGAACGGCCCGTTCGGCAGGAACCAGAGCACCCGTTCGATCGACTCCGGCAAGGCGCCGAGCGGCAGCAGCGCACCCGGCGTGGCCAGGAAGATCACCACGGTCGGCAGGGTGGTCAGCATGGCCGCCTCGGAGCTGCGGGTGATCGCGGAGAGCGCCGCCGAGAACGCCGCCATGATCGCGGAACCGAACAGCAGCGCCACCGCCATGACCAGCGGGTTCTTCGGCAGCGGCAGACCGAGCACCAGGATGGCGTAGCCGGCCAGCACGACGAACTGGGCGAGGAAGATCGCCACGGTGCTGCTGGCCGTGCCGAGCAGGATGGTGCGGTCCGAGGCGAGCCCCGCGCGCAGCCGCTTGAGCACCAACTCCTGGCGGCGCGACGCGTAGACGGTCGTCAGGTGGTGGTGTACCAGGAAGACCATGATCAGGGTGGTGATGCTGACGACCCGGCGGACGCCGGCCACCGGCTCACCCCCGTACTCGCTGACGAGCAGGATGGCGATCATCAGTGGGGTCACCACGGACATCGCGGTGGCCGTCCAGTTGCGGCGCAGCGCCAGCAGCTCCATCTTCAGCATCGCGGCCATCTGCCAGAACGGCTTGGTCGCCCGGTCGCCCGAGGTGGCGGTGCTGGTGGGGCTCTGCGTCGTCATCGTCCCGCTCATCGGGCAGCCTCCGGTTCCGCGTGCTGGTCGGTCAGGTCGTGGTCGGCGGCGATGTCCAGGAAGACATCCTCCAGGGTGGCCGGTCGGGCCGACAGGGCCGCCAGCCGGATGTCGGCCGCGTTGGCCCACTCGAGCAGCCGGGTGAGGTCGGTCTGGAGCTGGCGGGACTCGTAGGTGACCCGGTCGCCCTCGACCAGCCGGGCGGCGTGCGGCAGGTCGGGCAGCGCGTCCGTCGCCGGCAACCGGAAGCTGATCCGGGCGGGCAGGGTGCGCACCACGTCCTCCGGGGCCCCCGTGGCGACGATGCTCCCACCCCGCATGATCGCCACCCGGTCGGCGAGGACCTCCGCCTCCTCCAGGTAGTGCGTGGTGAGCAGGACGGTGGTCCCACCCTTCTGGAGCTCACGGACGACGTCCCAGGTGCGACGCCGGGAGGCCGGGTCCATGCCGGTGGTCGGCTCGTCGAGGAAGAGCACCTCCGGCCGGCCGAGCACCGCCAGCGCCAGCTCCAGTCGCCGGCCCTCACCGCCGGAGAGCTGCTCGACCGCCACGTTCATCCGGTCGGCGAGGTCGACCAGTTCCAGCACCTCCCCGACGGTCTGCGGCCGGACGGTCAGCGACCGCCAGATCTCCACCGTCTCCCGGACCGTCAGCGCACCGGTGAACCCGCCGTGCTGGAGCATCACCCCCGTCCGGGGGCGCACCACGGCCCGGTCCCGCACCGGATCCAGCCCGAGCACCCGGACCCGGCCGGAGGTGGCCGGCTGCAGCCCCTCCAGCACCTCGATGGTGGTGGTCTTACCGGCACCGTTGGTGCCCAGCAGGGCGAACAGCTCGCCCCGGCGGATCCTCAGCGAGATCCCCCGCACCGCCTCAAACTCCCCGTAGCTGCGGCGCAGCCCGTCCACTTCGATCACGACGTCATCCATGGCTATCAGGCTGCCGGCGACCGGCCACAGATCCAACCCCCGACGCGTCATGTTCCGACCGTGTCGTACTCATGCCTCACCCGTGCATCCCCCACGTGTGGAACGCGCGCGGCACGACGCCGAGCAGCCGGTGGGCCCGGCGGCCCCGCAATGGCGCTCACCGGTCGACGAGAGAGCCCACGCCGATGGGCTCCACGTCCACCGGGAGATCCGGCAGCACCCCGGCGAGAGCCTCGACCTTCGACCACGTCATGGTCACCTGGTCGAGGTCGTTGTCCCCCAGTGGGACGCCCAGTTCGCCGAACGCCCGGGCCAGCCGCTCCCGCCGGACGGGGTCGACGCTGTCGGCGGGCGCCTCGGGGGCGCAGACGGGCGCCAGGTCCGGGACGACGTCCAGTTTCGGCTCGCGCTCGTGCCAGCCCGTGCGCCGCTGGTAGACGTCGGCGACGGCGGCCAGCTCGAAGTCGCGGCCGGGGGCGGCGGCCAGTTGCAGCGACAGCGGCAACCCGTCGCCGTCGGCGCCCATCGGCAGCGCCAGCGCGGGGAAGCCGACCGCGCTCCAGATGCTGGGCAGGAAGGAGATCGTCTGGAGGCTGGCCTGGTCGTCGTAGCGTGGGGCGGCGGACGGCCAGGCGGGCGTGGCGATGACGTCGACGTCCCGCAACCGGGCCCGCAGGGCGTCGGCGCCCCACCCGCGCACCCGCTGGGCCCGCAGGTAGGTCTCCGCCGGGAGCACGCCACCGAGCGCGACGTTCCACCGGAACGGTCGTCCGTAGTCGGCCCAGCGTGCCCGCAACTGCGCCCCGTGCACCTCGAACGCCTCGACCAGCATCGTCACGAGCTGCGCGGCGAAGAGCGGGAACGCCTCGTCGAACGGCACGTCGACGACCTCGGCTCCGGCGGCCCGCAGCTCGTCGAGCGCGGCCTCGAAGGCGGCGGCGGTCTCGTCGGTCAGCGCGGCGGCATACCGCACGAGGTCTCCCGGGACGCCGACGCGTACGCCCGTGAGGTCGGCGAGCGGCGGCCGGGACAGCTCGGCGGGCCGGTCCGCCATGACGGCGAGCAGCCGCGCACACTCCCTGGCCGTACGCGCCAGCGGACCCGCCGTCTCCACCGACCGCGCCAGCGGGCGGACGCCGGCCGCCGGCAGGAGACCCTGCGTCGGCTTCAGCCCGGTCACGCCGCACAGCGCGGCCGGGATCCGGATGCTGCCGTTGCTGTCGGTGCCGACACCCGCGTCGAAGAACCCGGCGGGGATGCCGTTGGCGCTGCCGCAGCTCGACCCGCCGGTCCACCGGTGGGGGTCCCACGGGTTGCGGGGCACCGGGAAGGTCGCGTCCGGGTCCGGCCGGGACAGCGCGTGCTCGGCCATCGTGGTCTTGCCCACGATCGTCGCGCCCGCGGCGCGCAGCCGCGCCACCACCGTCGCGTCACGGTCGGCCCACCAGCTCGCGTCGTGCACGACGCTCTGGCAGGTGCTCGGCGCTCCGGCGACGGCGACGGCGTCCTTGACGCCGATCAGCGTGCCGCGCAGCGGCCCGTCCGGGCCTGGGTCGTCGATCGGGAAGCGGTGCAGGAAGGTGCCGAGCATCGGCGCGAGCCGGTCGGCCCGCTCGGCTGCGGCGGCGAGGCGGTCCATGTCAGCTCACCGCCGGCTGGTCGGCCGCGACGGTCTTTGGCGCGGACCGGTCACCAGCCGGTTTCGGTTGCCCGTACGTTCCGGTGCCACAGAAGAAGTCACGGTGCGGAAAGGCGAACAACTCGGCCGCGCTGTCGTCCCGGACCACGACTTCCGTCTTGCCGTCACCGTTCGACGAATGGCGCTGATCTTTCCCCTTCAGGCGTGCCACGAACACCTCCCCGCACGGGCCGCGGAATGCGCAGCCGAGGACCACGACAGGTCCGACGATGACGGGTACGGACTTCGCGGGGTAACCCCTACGGTCACCCCTCACCACCCCGGAATAAAGCACTGCGGACGCCAATTCTCGCGGCTGCGGCCCCGGAATTCCTGGCTCACCGATCCACGGCGCTGCTAAATACTATTCGCATACCCGCACCGATCTAAATGGGGAAATCAATGAGCAACGCAATCGGGAACCTCGTGGCCACACCCACGCTCGGTGCGGTGGACCCACAGGCGATCGACGTGTCGGATGTGCACAAGAGATACGGTGACGTGCGCGCCGTCAACGGCGTCGACCTGCGGATCGCCCCCGGCGAGGTGGTCGCGCTGCTCGGGCCCAACGGCGCGGGCAAGTCCACGCTCGTCGACCTGATCCTCGGGCTCGCCCGACCCGACCGGGGCGAGATCCGCATCTTCGGGCACACCCCGCGGGAGGCCGTCACCCGGGGCGTCATCGGGGCGATGCTCCAGGACGGTGCGCTGCTCGACGACGTGTCGATCCGCGAGCTGCTCACGATGGCGGCGTCGCTGCACGCCGCCCCGCTCCCGGTCGACGAGGTGCTGCGCCGCGCCGGTCTCACCGACATCGCCGACCGTCGGGGCCGGCTCTCCGGCGGTCAGCGCCAGCGGCTGCGCCTGGCGATGACCCTCGTCTCCGACCCCAGGCTGCTGGTGCTGGACGAGCCGACGGTGGCGATGGACGTCGAGTCCCGCCACATCTTCTGGGCCTCCATGCGGGAGTTCACCGCCACCGGACGCACCGTGGTGTTCGCCTCCCACTACCTGGAGGAGGCCGAGGAGTTCGCCGACCGGGTGGTGCTCGTCCGCGCCGGGGTGGTCATCGCCGACGGCACGGTCGCCGAGATCCGCTCCGTGGTGGCCGGCCGGTCGTTGTCCGCCACCGTCCCGGGCGCGACGGTCGACCAGCTGCGCCTGCTGCCCGGCGTGAAGACCGCCGAGTCCCGCGGCAACCGCGTCGAACTCGTCTGCTCCGACTCCGACGTCGCCGCCCGGGAGCTGTTCGCCCGCTACCCGGGGGCGTACGACGTCGAGATCGGCGCCCTCGGCCTGGAACAGGCGTTCCTGGCCCTCACCTCCACGGAAAACGAGGCCGCCCGATGAGCACCGGTTTCCTCACGCTCGAAGTGAAGCGGGTGATCCGGGCCCGCAAGTTCTGGATCGTCGCGTTCCTGTTCCCGACGCTGCTCTACCTCATGCAGGCCAACCTGTTCCAGGGCGAGATCGTCGAGGGCACCGGCATCAACTTCAGCGAGCACCTGCTGGGCGGTCTCGCCGCCTTCGGGGCGCTCTTCGTCGCGCTGAACGTCGGCACCAGGGTGGCGATCGAGCGGTCGACCGGGTGGCAGCGCCAACTGCGCATCACCCCGTTGTCGCCGACCTCCTACCTGGCCGCGAAGCTGGCCGCGGCGATGGTCGTGGCCCTGCCGGCGATCACGGCGGTCGCGCTCACCGGCGCGCTGCTGGAGGGCGTCCGGCTGCCGCTGGGCGGCTGGCTCCAGCTGGTGCTCGGAATCTGGCTCGGCACGCTGCCGTTCGCGCTGCTGGGCGTCTTCATCGGCCAGGTCGCCACGGCCGAGAGCGTGCAGGTCCTCACGTCCGTCTCGCACATGCTGCTCGGGGTGCTCGGCGGCGCGCTGTTCCCGTCGGTCGCGTTCCCCGAGTGGCTCCAGGCGGTGTCCGCGGTCATGCCGAGCCACTGGTTGGCCGAGATCGGCCACAGCCCGTTCGAGGACAACTCCCGGCTCGCGCTCGCGGCACTGGTGCTCGCCGGGTGGACCGTCGTGCTCGGCGCCGCCGTGACCCTGCGCTACCTACGGGACAGCGCCCGCGTCTGAGCGCCCGCGACCGGGCGGACGGCACCCCGCACTTTCCTGCACGACGAACGTACGCATCGCTACGACGAGGGATCCCATCGTGAAGAAGAACTCCTGGCAGATACTGCGCAAGGGCGGGCCGGGCGGCCTCACGCTCACCGTCGACTTCACCAGCACCGGCCGTACCCAGGCGTGCTTCCGGGACCTGGTTCCCCTGTTGAGCGCGCCCGGCGAGATCTGGGAGACCGTGGCACCCGCCGCCGGCGCCGAGGACACCATGTCCGGCGCCGACTACGTCGAGCGGTGGGCGAAGGGCGTCCGTCGGCGTGAGCGCACCGTCGACACCGTGATCGGCTACTGCGTGGGCGCGGTGTTCGCCGCCCCCCTCGCGTCCCGGCTGGCCGAGGCGCAGGACGAGGCGCCCAGGCTGGTCCTGCTGGATCCGGAGCTGCCGAACATCGTCGGGCTGTACCGCGACTTCCACGCCGCCGCGGACGCGCTGCGCAGCATCCTCTCCCCGGAGGAGATCGCCGCGTTCCACGCGGACGGCCAGGCGGTCCAGGAGAGGTACGGGCTCGACGACCTCGCCCTCATCGGTCCCGCGCTCGCCGGGATCTTCCGCGACGCGATCGACGTCGCGGGCCGTCGGCTCGGGCTGGACGACGACGTCCGGGGCGAACTGGGCGGCAGCTTCGCGTCGTTCGTCGGCTACCTGCGGGCGGCGGCGGAGATCGACCCGACCCCGCGGTGGGAGACGGCGACGGCCATCACCTCCGCGCACTCGACCCAGCGGGACCAGGTCTTCGGGCGCAACATCCGGCTCGACGTCGACCATGACCAGATGCTGCGCCACCCCGACGTCGCGGCGGCGGTCTCCGGCCTGATGACCGGTGCGGACGCCGGCCTGCGGATCGCGGGGTAGCGCGGTGGCACCGAGCCGGGCGGGCCACGAGCCCGCGCTCTTCACCGACCTGTTCGCGGAGCAGGTACGGCGCACCCCGGACGCCACCGCCGTCGTGTGGGGCGAGCACCGCAGGACGTACGCCGAGCTGGACGCCGAGGCGAACCGGCTCGCACACCGGCTGGTGTCGCTCGGCGCGGGCCCGGAGCGGCTCGTCGCGATCGGGACCCGGTCCGCGCACCTGGTGGTGGCCGCGCTCGCCACCCTCAAGGCCGGGGCGGCCTACCTGCCGCTGGACCTGAGCCACCCGCCGCAGCGGCTGGAGCACATGCTCACCGACGCGCGGCCCATGTTGCTGCTGACCACCGCCGACGACCAGCACTCGGTGCCGGCGTCCGGCCCGCCACGGGTCCTGCTCGACCGGCCGGACGCGTACGCCGGCCAGCCGGCCACCGACGTCACCGACGCCGACCGGCTCGCCCCGCTGCGACCCGCCAACACCGCGTACGTCATCTACACCTCCGGCTCCACCGGCAACCCGAAGGGCGTGGTGATCGAGCACCGCCAGCTCGGCACGTACCTGCGCCACGTCGTGCGGGCCTACCCGGGCGTACGCGGGCGGGCGCTGCTGCACTCCTCGTTCGCGTTCGACCTGACGGTCACCGCGTTCTACGCGCCACTGATGACGGGCGGCTGCGTGCACGTCGGCGCCCTGGAGGAGATGGGCACGCCCGCCGCGGGGCCGGCCGGGCAGCAGCGGCCCACGTTCGTCAAGGTGACGCCGTCGCACATCCCGCTGCTCACCGCGCTGCCCGCCGAGGCGTCCCCGACCGGGGAGCTGATGGCCGGCGGCGAACTGCTGCTCGGCGAGACCGTCGACGCCTGGCGACGCCGGCACCCCGGGGCGCGGGTGATCAACGAGTACGGTCCGACGGAGACGACCGTCGGGTGCAGCACGGTGGTCATCGAGCCCGACCAGCCGGTGCCGCCGGGGCCGCTGCCCATCGGCCAGCCCATGCCCGACGTGCGCTTCCACGTGCTGGACGGGGACCTGCGCCCGGTCGCACCCGGCGAGATCGGCGAACTGCACATCGCCGGGGCCCAGCTGGCCCGGGGCTACCTGGGCAGGCCGGGGCTGACCGCCGAGCGTTTCCTGCCCGACCCGTACGGGCCGCCCGGCTCGCGCATGTACCGCTCCGGCGACCGGGTCCGGCCCACCGAGGACGGCGAGTACGAGTTCTGCGGGCGGGTCGACAACCAGGCCAAGATCCGCGGCTACCGCATCGAGCTCGGGGAGATCGAGGCGGCGCTGCTGCGCCGCCCGGAGGTGCGGCACGCGGCGGCGGTGATCCGCACGGACGCCCCGGAGGTCAAACAGCTCGTCGCGTACGTCGTGCCCGCGGCTGACACGAGGGTCGATCCGCAGCAGCTGCGCAAGGACCTCGCGGAGACCCTGCCCGACTACATGGTGCCGAGCGCCGTGGTCAGCCTCGCGGCGCTGCCGCTGACCGTCAACGGCAAGCTCGACCCGGCGGCCCTGCCGGCGCCGGAGGCCGCGGCGACCCCGGGCGGACGGGCCCCGGCCGACGAGTTGCAGGCCCTGCTGTGCGAACTCTTCGCCACCTACACGGCGGTCTCCTCGATGGGCGTCGACGACGACTTCTTCGTCCGGGGCGGCACCAGCCTCGGCGCCGCCCAACTGGTCAACGAGGCACGCCGGCGCGGGCTCACGCTGTCGCTGCGCGACGTGCTGGAAAACCGGACCGTGGCGCGACTCGCCGAGGTGTGCGCCGACACCGACCGAGAGGACGAGTGAGCATGACCATCGCAGCCAGCAGGAAGGAAGCAGCCATGTGGCTGCTCGAGCGGCTGGTGCCGGACACCGGGGTCAACAACGTCGCGGTCGCCTTCGAGGTGGCCGGCAGGATCGACCGTGAGCTGTTCCCGGCGGCGCTGCGAGCGGTGCTGGCCCGTCACGAGGTGCTGCGCACCGTGTTCCGCTCCGACGACGCGACGCTGACCCGGGAGGTGCTCGCTCCCGACCGGGTCGACGTGCCCGTGCTGGAAATTCCGGCGGGCGACGACGGGCGGGACGCCGACCTGACCGCGTTCGCCGCCGAGCCGTTCGTGATCGACGGCCGCCCCCTGGTGCGGGCGGGCGTGCACGCGGGAGCGGACCGCGACGTGTGCTGCGTCGTCGTGCACCACCTGAACTTCGACGCCATGTCGACCACGATCCTGCTCCGCGAGCTGCTCGTCGCGTACGAGACGGTCGCGGCGGGACGCCGGCCGGACGACGCCCCGGTGGCCGCCCTCGCCGAGCGCACGCCGGACGAGCGCAGCGTCGCGTACTGGCGGAAGAACCTCGACGGGCTGCGGCCCGCCGAGTCGGGCCTGTGGTGCGCCCGGCCGCCCGTCGGGGCACCGTCCCTGCGCGCCCGGACCGTCCACCACGAACTCTCCGCGCCGGCCCGCGCCGTGGTGCGCCGCTTCCAGCGCGAACTGCGCGCCTCCGAGGCGGTCGTGCTGCTCGCGGCGTACTCCCTGCTGCTCGCCCAGCACGGCGCGGGTTCCGACGTGGTCATCGGCACCCCGGTGAACGTCCGGGACCAGCGCGGCATGAACGCCATCGGCTACCACGCGAACCTGGTGCCGCTGCGGGTACGGCTCGACCCGGAAGCCGACTTCCGCGCCGTCGTCAAGCAGACCCGCAGCACCTTCCTGGAGGCGATCAGCCACGCCGACGTACCGCTGGAGCAGGTGTCTCCCGCCGTGCTCGGCGACGCACCGTCGTCGTGGCGCAGCTCGTTCTTCCGGCACCTGTTCAACTATGTGCCCGGCACCGTCGACGCCTCGCGGACGCTGACCGGGATGCCGGTGCGGCACGTCATGGTGGAGAACGGCTACAGCCGCTTCGACCTGGAGTTCTTCATCATGCCGGGTGAGGACGGGACCACCGTCCGCGCGGCGTTCTGTGTCGACGCCTTCGACGCGGCCGACGTCGGGCTGCTGCTGCAACGGTACGACGCGCTGCTCGTGCGGCTGGGCGACGAGCTGGACCGGCCGGTGGCACAGCTGTCCCGCCGGGGCCCGAGCGACCTCGCCCTGCCGGCGTCGCCGCCGCGGACGGCCGCCACGACGTCCGTGCTCGACGCGGTGCACGCGACGGTCGCCGCGAACCCGGATCTCGTCGCGGTGCGGGACGACACGGATGCCGTCACGTACGGCCAGTTGTGGTCGGCGGCGGTCGCCACCCGGGACCTGGTCGCGGCCTCGGGTGGGAGCACGGTCGCCGTGCTGGCGCCGCGCGGCGCGCAACTGGCCGCCGCGTGGCTCGGTGTGTGGCTGGCGGGCGCGCGTTGCGTCCTGCTCGACCCGACCCAGCCGATTCCGGACCTCGCCGCGCGGCTGGCCGACTCGGGCGCCGCGCCGGTGCTGGCCGCCGAGGGCCTCCCCGTGCCCGGCGCGGCACGTATCCCCGCCATCACCGACGAGATCCGCGCCGACGCGCCGGCCGGTCCCGACCTCGACGCGGTGGCCTACCTGGCGTACCAGCCTGACGCGCCCGCGCCGCTCGCGGTGACGGTCACCCACCGGGCCCTGGCCGACGCCGTCGCGCGGCTCGCCGAGCGGGTCACCACCGGACCGGCCGTCACCTCGTGGCTGAGCAGCTCCGCCACCGACGCGGCGCTGACGGAACTGCTGGTCGCGCTGACCACCGGCGGCCGGGTCGTCGTCGCGCCCGAGGAGGCCCGCACCGACGGCCACGCCCTCGGCGAGCTGGTGCGGCGGCACGGCGTGCAGGTGGTGCAGGCACCGCCGGCGGTGTGGCGCGAGGTGGTCGAGCAGGCGGGTGCCCGGCTCGCGGGCCGCGCCGTCCTGGTCGGTCACGAACCGCTCCCCCGCCCGCTGGCGGCGCAGTTGCACGCCACCGGCTGCACCCTGCACCACGGCTACACCACACCCGGCGTCGCCGGGTACGCCGCGCTCGGCGGCGGATGGGACGGGGCGGGTGTCCTCCCGGCAGCCCGCGTGTTCGTCACCGAGCCCGGCACCGGGCACGAGCTGGGCATCGGCGTACGCGGCGAGCTGTGTGTCGCGGGCGACGCCCTGGCCGCCGGCTACCACGGCCGGCCGGAGCTGACCGCCGCCCGGTTCGGCGAGCACCCCACGCACGGGCGGTTCCACCGCACCGGAGACCTCGCGCGGCTGCTGCCGGACGGGCAGGTCGACGTCGTCGGCCCGCTGTCGGCCCAGGTACGGGTCGCCGGCCAGCGGATCCACCTCCGCGACATCGAGTCCGTGTTCGCCGCCCACCCGGACGTGGAGGCGGTCGCCGCCGTCGGGTCCGCCGTCGACGGGCCGGACGTCACGGTCGTCGTGTTCGTCGAGTCCCGCAAGCCCGACGTGGCGGATCGGCTGCGCGAGCACGCCCGCGCCGCCCTGCCACTCACGCCCGAACTGGTCGTGCTGGACCAGTTGCCGGTCACCGTGGCGGGCACCGTGGACCGCGCGGCCCTCGTCGCGCGCGCCGCGACGAGGGCGCTGGCCGACGTCGACCCGCCGGACGAGACGACCGTCGCCCTCGTCGGGATCTGGACCGAGATGCTCGACCGGCCGGGCCTGCACGCGGACTCGAACTTCTTCGCCAGCGGTGGCCACTCGCTGTTGGGCGCCCAGCTCGTGCAGCGGGTGCGGACCGATCTGGAGATGCCGGTCCAGCTCGCCGACCTGTTCGCCAACCCGACGCCACGGCAGCTCGCAGAGCACCTGCAGAACGCGTTCTGGGACGACGACGAGGACGACGACTGACCGTTCGCTCAACCCCCACACCGTTTCGAACGTCAGCAGAGGAGGCTCGGCGTGACCGTCGACGTCCAGCCCACACGCAGTACCGACCGTTCGATCGTCCTGACCCGCGAGGAGAGCATCGAGGTCGACACGATCGCCCGCTACCTGGCGGGCCGACCGCCGCGCCTGGTGGACTCGGCCGCCTGGCTCGAGTCGGCCCGCGAGCTGTCCAGCAATCTGCCCGTACGGCTGCGCCAGATGGTGCGCCGCTTCGCCTGGGATCCCGGGCTCGACGCCGTGCTGCTGGTGCGGAACCTGCCCGTGGACGCCGACGAACTGCCCAGCACGCCCACCGTGGCCGGATCGGCGCAACGGGAGTCCACCGGGCCCGCCGCCGCGCAGGTGCTGCTCGGGCTGCAACTCGGGGAGCTCATCGCGTTCAGGGAGGAGAAGCGCGGCGCGCTGGTGCAGGACGTCGTGCCCGTGCCAGGCATGGAGAAGTTCCAGGGCAACGCGGGCTCGGTCAAGCTGTCCATGCACGTGGAGAACGCCTTCCACGTCTACCGCCCGGACTACGTGGGCCTGCACTGTCTGCGCAACGACCACGACAACGTGGCCGGCTTGCAGGTGACGTCGATCCGCAACGCGCTGCCCCTGCTGTCCGAGCAGGCCCGCAGGGTGCTGCACGAGCCACGGTTCTTCACCGAACCCCCGGCGTCGTTCGGCGACCTGCGCAGCGCGCCGGAGCCGCACGGCATCCTCAGCGGCAGCTTCGAGGACCCGGACGTACGGGTCGACTTCGAGAGCTCGTTCCCCCTCGACCCCGAGGCCGGGCAGGCGCTGTCGATGCTCGGCGACGCGCTGCGCACCGTCCGCCGGACGTTCATCCTGAAACCCGGTGACCTCGCGTTCGTCGACAACCGACTGGCCCTGCACGGCCGGACCGAGTTCACGCCCCGCTACGACGGCCGCGACCGGTGGCTCCAGCGGATCTTCGTGCACCGTGACTTCCGGCGCTCCCGGGCCCTGCGCCCGGACGACGGGAACGTGCTCACCAGCGGGAGCTGACAGCCCGGCCCGGGCCGGAAGGTCGACGCCGAGTCCGTACGTGACGGACCGCCTCGTCGACGGCAGAGCAGTAAGACGCGGTGGTGGGGCCCCTGGATCCGGGGGCCCCACCACCGCGTTTCGCCATGTCCGGGAAATGTGCCACCGGCCACGACGAATGGCACGCGCCGCGGGCGAAACGCGACGGGAAGAGAAATCGTCCCGGGCCACGCCGTTAGCGATCCGCACGGGGTACGGGCACCGTTCCCGTCTCGCCCCGTGCGCGATTCACCCGGCTCGGATGACGCCCTCACGCCCCACCACCCACCCACAATGCCTGACCAGCAACTCCACAACCACCACCCAATAACCCACACCATGCACCCCACACCTCCTACGGGGTGCCCTAGGGGTGCCCACCCAATGACCACCAATGGGAACCTCAAACCCCACCAACAACACACCACACCCGGAGCACACCCCATGAAATTCTCAGTCCTCGGCACCACCGAAGTCACCCACCACAACCACCACCTCGAACTCGGCGGAATCAGACAACGCGCAATCCTCGGCTACCTCATCCTCAACGCCAACAAAGTCGTCGCC
This window harbors:
- a CDS encoding ABC transporter ATP-binding protein — encoded protein: MSNAIGNLVATPTLGAVDPQAIDVSDVHKRYGDVRAVNGVDLRIAPGEVVALLGPNGAGKSTLVDLILGLARPDRGEIRIFGHTPREAVTRGVIGAMLQDGALLDDVSIRELLTMAASLHAAPLPVDEVLRRAGLTDIADRRGRLSGGQRQRLRLAMTLVSDPRLLVLDEPTVAMDVESRHIFWASMREFTATGRTVVFASHYLEEAEEFADRVVLVRAGVVIADGTVAEIRSVVAGRSLSATVPGATVDQLRLLPGVKTAESRGNRVELVCSDSDVAARELFARYPGAYDVEIGALGLEQAFLALTSTENEAAR
- a CDS encoding ABC transporter permease, which produces MTTQSPTSTATSGDRATKPFWQMAAMLKMELLALRRNWTATAMSVVTPLMIAILLVSEYGGEPVAGVRRVVSITTLIMVFLVHHHLTTVYASRRQELVLKRLRAGLASDRTILLGTASSTVAIFLAQFVVLAGYAILVLGLPLPKNPLVMAVALLFGSAIMAAFSAALSAITRSSEAAMLTTLPTVVIFLATPGALLPLGALPESIERVLWFLPNGPFTEVMRVGWLARTDEGEALSFAGTLVETLPSFGVLLLWLAVSLFLAGRYFRWEPRHG
- a CDS encoding ABC transporter permease, which gives rise to MSTGFLTLEVKRVIRARKFWIVAFLFPTLLYLMQANLFQGEIVEGTGINFSEHLLGGLAAFGALFVALNVGTRVAIERSTGWQRQLRITPLSPTSYLAAKLAAAMVVALPAITAVALTGALLEGVRLPLGGWLQLVLGIWLGTLPFALLGVFIGQVATAESVQVLTSVSHMLLGVLGGALFPSVAFPEWLQAVSAVMPSHWLAEIGHSPFEDNSRLALAALVLAGWTVVLGAAVTLRYLRDSARV
- a CDS encoding non-ribosomal peptide synthetase, coding for MAPSRAGHEPALFTDLFAEQVRRTPDATAVVWGEHRRTYAELDAEANRLAHRLVSLGAGPERLVAIGTRSAHLVVAALATLKAGAAYLPLDLSHPPQRLEHMLTDARPMLLLTTADDQHSVPASGPPRVLLDRPDAYAGQPATDVTDADRLAPLRPANTAYVIYTSGSTGNPKGVVIEHRQLGTYLRHVVRAYPGVRGRALLHSSFAFDLTVTAFYAPLMTGGCVHVGALEEMGTPAAGPAGQQRPTFVKVTPSHIPLLTALPAEASPTGELMAGGELLLGETVDAWRRRHPGARVINEYGPTETTVGCSTVVIEPDQPVPPGPLPIGQPMPDVRFHVLDGDLRPVAPGEIGELHIAGAQLARGYLGRPGLTAERFLPDPYGPPGSRMYRSGDRVRPTEDGEYEFCGRVDNQAKIRGYRIELGEIEAALLRRPEVRHAAAVIRTDAPEVKQLVAYVVPAADTRVDPQQLRKDLAETLPDYMVPSAVVSLAALPLTVNGKLDPAALPAPEAAATPGGRAPADELQALLCELFATYTAVSSMGVDDDFFVRGGTSLGAAQLVNEARRRGLTLSLRDVLENRTVARLAEVCADTDREDE
- a CDS encoding ABC transporter ATP-binding protein, which encodes MDDVVIEVDGLRRSYGEFEAVRGISLRIRRGELFALLGTNGAGKTTTIEVLEGLQPATSGRVRVLGLDPVRDRAVVRPRTGVMLQHGGFTGALTVRETVEIWRSLTVRPQTVGEVLELVDLADRMNVAVEQLSGGEGRRLELALAVLGRPEVLFLDEPTTGMDPASRRRTWDVVRELQKGGTTVLLTTHYLEEAEVLADRVAIMRGGSIVATGAPEDVVRTLPARISFRLPATDALPDLPHAARLVEGDRVTYESRQLQTDLTRLLEWANAADIRLAALSARPATLEDVFLDIAADHDLTDQHAEPEAAR
- a CDS encoding amidase → MDRLAAAAERADRLAPMLGTFLHRFPIDDPGPDGPLRGTLIGVKDAVAVAGAPSTCQSVVHDASWWADRDATVVARLRAAGATIVGKTTMAEHALSRPDPDATFPVPRNPWDPHRWTGGSSCGSANGIPAGFFDAGVGTDSNGSIRIPAALCGVTGLKPTQGLLPAAGVRPLARSVETAGPLARTARECARLLAVMADRPAELSRPPLADLTGVRVGVPGDLVRYAAALTDETAAAFEAALDELRAAGAEVVDVPFDEAFPLFAAQLVTMLVEAFEVHGAQLRARWADYGRPFRWNVALGGVLPAETYLRAQRVRGWGADALRARLRDVDVIATPAWPSAAPRYDDQASLQTISFLPSIWSAVGFPALALPMGADGDGLPLSLQLAAAPGRDFELAAVADVYQRRTGWHEREPKLDVVPDLAPVCAPEAPADSVDPVRRERLARAFGELGVPLGDNDLDQVTMTWSKVEALAGVLPDLPVDVEPIGVGSLVDR